The following proteins are co-located in the Mycolicibacterium goodii genome:
- a CDS encoding amidase — translation MVHAFSNDALGDHDAVGLVEELRAARVSAADLIEAAIARVEAVNPTLNGLAYPAFERAHARGAAPSPYGGFFDGVPTFVKDNVAVEGMPTMHGTDAFDPRPEPAHGDFARAYLATGLVALGKTRLSEYGFSASCEHPRLGPVRNPWNPEYTAGASSSGSAAFVAAGVVPIAHANDGGGSIRIPAACNGLVGLKPSRGRLPQDRYLRQMPLRIVTDGVVTRSVRDTAAFYREMERIYRNPKLPPIGDVHRPGKQRLRIAVCTQSITRDAAPEIRDLTLKTAALLEELGHRVTPIGNPVPGHFKDDFLDYWAFLAFATVRGAPRTVGPSFDRTRLDNLTLGLDRRAARHLYRMPLAIARLARSRRITERLSNSYDAVLMPTLAEPTLPLGRLDPTADYAQILDQLLDWVTFTPLQNATGDPAISLPLAQTADGMPVGMMLSSTIGREARLLELAYELEEARPWPRIQDTVKRPHKRAAKGTAKSAE, via the coding sequence ATGGTCCATGCCTTCAGCAACGACGCTCTCGGTGACCACGACGCCGTCGGTCTCGTCGAGGAGCTCCGGGCCGCCCGGGTGTCGGCCGCCGACCTCATCGAGGCGGCGATCGCGCGTGTCGAGGCCGTCAACCCCACGCTCAACGGTCTGGCCTACCCGGCCTTCGAGCGGGCGCATGCCCGCGGCGCCGCGCCCAGCCCGTACGGCGGTTTCTTCGACGGCGTCCCGACGTTCGTCAAGGACAACGTCGCGGTCGAGGGCATGCCCACGATGCACGGCACCGACGCGTTCGATCCCCGGCCCGAACCCGCCCACGGCGACTTCGCGCGGGCCTACCTGGCCACCGGGCTCGTCGCGCTGGGCAAGACCCGGCTGTCGGAATACGGCTTCAGCGCGTCGTGCGAGCATCCGCGGCTGGGCCCGGTGCGCAACCCGTGGAACCCCGAGTACACCGCGGGAGCGTCGTCGTCGGGGTCGGCCGCGTTCGTCGCCGCCGGCGTCGTACCCATCGCGCACGCCAATGACGGCGGTGGTTCCATCCGCATCCCGGCCGCCTGCAACGGACTGGTCGGGCTCAAGCCGTCGCGCGGACGGCTGCCGCAGGACAGATATCTGCGGCAGATGCCGCTGCGGATCGTCACCGACGGAGTGGTCACCCGCTCGGTGCGCGACACCGCCGCGTTCTACCGCGAGATGGAACGCATCTACCGCAACCCGAAGCTGCCGCCCATCGGCGACGTCCACCGGCCCGGTAAGCAGCGCCTGCGCATCGCGGTGTGCACACAGTCCATCACGCGCGACGCCGCACCCGAGATCCGCGACCTCACCCTCAAGACCGCCGCTCTGCTCGAGGAACTCGGTCACCGCGTCACCCCGATCGGCAACCCGGTCCCCGGGCACTTCAAGGACGACTTCCTGGACTACTGGGCCTTCCTGGCGTTCGCCACCGTCCGCGGCGCACCCCGCACGGTGGGGCCGTCGTTCGACCGCACCCGGCTGGACAACCTCACGTTGGGCCTCGACCGCCGCGCCGCGCGCCACCTGTACCGGATGCCGCTGGCGATCGCCCGGCTGGCCCGGTCCCGGCGGATCACCGAGCGGCTGTCGAACAGCTACGACGCGGTGCTCATGCCGACATTGGCCGAACCGACGCTGCCGCTCGGTCGGCTCGACCCGACCGCCGACTACGCGCAGATCCTGGATCAGCTGCTCGACTGGGTGACGTTCACCCCGCTGCAGAACGCGACCGGCGACCCCGCGATCTCGCTGCCGCTCGCGCAGACCGCCGACGGGATGCCGGTGGGCATGATGCTGTCGAGCACGATCGGCCGCGAGGCGCGCCTGTTGGAGCTGGCCTACGAACTCGAGGAGGCTCGGCCGTGGCCGCGCATCCAGGACACGGTGAAACGGCCGCACAAACGGGCTGCGAAGGGAACGGCGAAAAGCGCCGAGTAA
- the rpsB gene encoding 30S ribosomal protein S2 has protein sequence MAVVTMKQLLDSGAHFGHQTRRWNPKMKRFIFTDRNGIYIIDLQQTLTYIDKAYEFVKETVAHGGSVLFVGTKKQAQESIAEEATRVGMPYVNQRWLGGMLTNFSTVHKRLQRLKELEAMEQTGGFEGRTKKEILMLTREKNKLERSLGGIRDMQKVPSAVWVVDTNKEHIAVGEARKLGIPVIAILDTNCDPDVVDYPIPGNDDAIRSAALLTKVVASAVAEGLQARAGQGSGEKPAEGAEPLAEWEQELLAGATAGAADASAEGTAGPESSTDAS, from the coding sequence ATGGCTGTTGTAACCATGAAGCAGCTGCTCGACAGCGGCGCCCACTTCGGGCATCAGACCCGTCGTTGGAATCCCAAGATGAAGCGGTTCATCTTCACCGACCGCAACGGCATCTACATCATCGACCTGCAGCAGACGCTGACCTACATCGACAAGGCGTACGAGTTCGTCAAGGAGACCGTCGCCCACGGTGGCTCGGTCCTGTTTGTCGGCACCAAGAAGCAGGCGCAGGAATCCATCGCCGAAGAGGCCACCCGCGTCGGCATGCCCTATGTGAACCAGCGCTGGCTGGGCGGCATGCTCACCAACTTCTCCACCGTGCACAAGCGCCTGCAGCGCCTCAAGGAGCTCGAGGCCATGGAGCAGACCGGTGGCTTCGAGGGTCGCACCAAGAAGGAAATCCTCATGCTCACGCGTGAGAAGAACAAGCTCGAGCGGTCCCTGGGTGGTATCAGGGACATGCAGAAGGTGCCCTCGGCGGTGTGGGTCGTCGACACCAACAAGGAGCACATCGCCGTCGGCGAGGCCCGCAAGCTGGGCATCCCGGTGATCGCGATCCTCGACACCAACTGCGATCCCGACGTGGTCGACTACCCGATCCCGGGCAACGACGACGCCATCCGCTCGGCCGCGTTGCTGACCAAGGTCGTCGCCTCCGCGGTCGCCGAGGGTCTGCAGGCCCGTGCGGGTCAGGGCAGTGGCGAGAAGCCCGCCGAAGGTGCCGAGCCGCTCGCCGAGTGGGAGCAGGAACTGCTGGCCGGCGCGACCGCCGGTGCTGCCGACGCCTCCGCCGAAGGCACCGCCGGCCCCGAATCATCCACTGACGCTTCGTAA
- a CDS encoding ABC transporter permease has translation METAESVSPSTISTPPRSPQIATTTGNTFGCLVRFALANIRRRPERFVLSVLGIALAIACVTVVRTISSSFAITGADSVTDVLGGAQLWVVPAAGVHYDTDASALVADGPAPALDVPDGWRAEQTLSGVVRIGDTTVSLRGADEIPSGQAVLGPDLANRLAVGDGDRIDVEGHPLTARITGSGESLAVSTSVAHSLIGDHGWWTVYAPPGEENRRDLAQRFGAAVGLPYTADPAQRPGADGHGLVYDTVGGSGPLTFEQKFSALFSGKVTSSTLGLISTIGLVLGFVIAVSSFLAAVQERKREFGIMSSIGLADEVLYFFLVESAIVFVAAYVVGVLGAGAAVALTIPGIATPTAWAQAAGMVAAFLPAMAIVGALIPVHRLLQQRPVDLLGAR, from the coding sequence GTGGAAACCGCTGAATCGGTATCACCCTCAACCATATCCACGCCACCACGATCACCGCAGATCGCCACCACCACCGGCAACACGTTCGGTTGCCTGGTCCGGTTCGCGCTCGCCAACATCCGGCGCCGACCGGAACGGTTCGTGCTGTCGGTCCTCGGCATCGCCCTGGCGATCGCGTGTGTGACTGTGGTGCGGACGATTTCGTCGAGCTTCGCGATCACCGGTGCCGACTCGGTCACCGACGTCCTCGGCGGAGCGCAACTGTGGGTGGTGCCCGCGGCAGGCGTGCACTACGACACCGACGCGTCGGCACTCGTGGCCGACGGGCCCGCGCCCGCACTCGACGTGCCCGACGGTTGGCGGGCCGAGCAGACCCTCTCCGGGGTCGTGCGCATCGGTGACACCACGGTGTCGCTGCGCGGCGCGGACGAGATCCCATCGGGTCAAGCGGTTCTCGGCCCCGATCTGGCAAACCGGCTCGCGGTGGGCGACGGTGACCGCATCGATGTGGAAGGCCACCCGCTGACGGCGCGGATCACCGGTTCCGGCGAATCCCTGGCGGTGTCGACGAGCGTTGCCCACTCCCTGATCGGTGACCACGGCTGGTGGACCGTGTACGCGCCCCCGGGAGAAGAGAACCGGCGCGACCTTGCCCAAAGGTTCGGCGCCGCAGTCGGGTTGCCGTACACCGCCGACCCCGCGCAGCGACCCGGGGCCGACGGTCACGGCCTGGTCTATGACACCGTGGGCGGATCGGGTCCGCTGACCTTCGAACAGAAATTCTCGGCGCTGTTCTCCGGCAAGGTCACCAGCTCGACCCTCGGCCTGATCTCCACCATCGGCCTGGTCCTCGGATTCGTCATCGCGGTGTCGTCGTTTCTGGCCGCCGTGCAGGAACGCAAACGCGAATTCGGCATCATGAGCAGCATCGGCCTGGCCGACGAGGTGCTGTACTTCTTCCTCGTCGAATCGGCGATCGTATTCGTCGCGGCCTACGTCGTGGGCGTGCTCGGCGCGGGAGCCGCAGTGGCACTGACGATCCCGGGCATCGCGACGCCGACGGCGTGGGCGCAGGCGGCAGGCATGGTCGCGGCGTTCCTGCCTGCCATGGCGATCGTCGGCGCGCTGATCCCCGTACACCGGTTGTTGCAGCAGCGGCCGGTCGACCTGTTGGGGGCGAGATGA
- a CDS encoding alpha/beta fold hydrolase, protein MIRSEVNLPSGRVSYLTWTPEHRIGTVVLLHGGGVDSAELSWGGIGPALASAGYLVICPDHPGYGHSPLSTLPVTQERLVAYVGEFVDAAVDGPYAIGGLSLGGGMTIGHVLERPERVTGAMLLGSYGIMPRLSDGPFSVARQLLTWAMVRTGAVGAVTRWAAHNRTTMDQSIAAIIRNRAHRTEELRQAVYAAAAQPDGFIAFEQWQRDQVGWNRQRTDYTDRLPTFPRPALIVHGGRDTGVPVARAVAAAQLIPHATLKVIAEAGHWVQRDAPDIVLDAMTAFLAAVSATA, encoded by the coding sequence ATGATCCGTTCCGAAGTGAACCTGCCGAGCGGGCGGGTCTCCTACCTCACCTGGACTCCCGAACACCGCATCGGCACCGTCGTGCTGTTACATGGCGGCGGCGTCGACAGCGCCGAATTGTCCTGGGGCGGAATCGGACCCGCGCTCGCGTCCGCGGGTTATCTGGTCATCTGCCCCGACCATCCCGGCTACGGGCACAGCCCGTTGTCGACGCTGCCGGTGACGCAGGAGCGTCTCGTGGCCTATGTCGGTGAGTTCGTCGACGCGGCCGTCGACGGGCCGTATGCGATCGGCGGGCTCTCGCTCGGCGGCGGCATGACGATCGGGCATGTGCTCGAGCGGCCCGAACGCGTGACCGGTGCGATGCTGCTGGGCAGCTACGGCATCATGCCCCGGCTGTCCGACGGACCCTTCTCGGTGGCACGGCAGCTGCTCACGTGGGCGATGGTCCGCACCGGGGCGGTGGGCGCGGTGACCCGGTGGGCCGCCCACAACCGCACCACGATGGACCAGAGCATCGCGGCGATCATCCGGAATCGCGCCCACCGCACCGAGGAACTGCGGCAGGCGGTGTACGCGGCCGCGGCCCAGCCGGACGGCTTCATCGCCTTCGAACAGTGGCAGCGCGACCAGGTGGGGTGGAATCGGCAGCGCACCGACTACACCGACCGGCTGCCGACGTTCCCGCGGCCCGCCCTGATCGTGCACGGCGGCCGCGACACGGGCGTGCCCGTCGCGCGTGCCGTCGCAGCCGCGCAGCTGATACCCCACGCGACGCTGAAAGTCATTGCCGAAGCCGGACATTGGGTCCAGCGCGACGCCCCCGACATCGTGCTCGACGCGATGACGGCGTTCCTGGCTGCGGTCAGCGCAACAGCTTGA
- a CDS encoding FtsX-like permease family protein encodes MIQKGLAYGWLSARRRVREMVLPVVTTATGAFLVVLVFGMSSGIREQSAVIGHADEINRAVILIAVTVLLVGVVEVAVATTRTVAHRTRELGVLGANGIPRGPVVAALLVEPVVAAVLGALAGAALATATATVVALAGFAPTGVSVAGILAGCLIAFGVSVVAALATSFVPTWNAASRPPIRSLTAGG; translated from the coding sequence ATGATCCAGAAAGGCCTTGCATACGGCTGGTTGTCGGCCCGGCGACGGGTCAGGGAGATGGTGCTCCCGGTGGTCACCACCGCCACCGGCGCCTTCCTGGTCGTGCTGGTGTTCGGCATGTCGTCGGGCATCCGAGAGCAGTCGGCGGTCATCGGACATGCCGACGAGATCAACCGCGCGGTGATCCTGATCGCGGTGACGGTGTTGCTGGTCGGTGTCGTCGAGGTGGCCGTGGCGACCACCAGGACCGTCGCGCACCGCACCAGGGAACTCGGGGTGCTCGGCGCCAACGGGATTCCGCGCGGACCGGTGGTGGCCGCGCTGCTGGTCGAACCGGTCGTCGCGGCCGTGCTGGGCGCCCTGGCCGGGGCGGCGCTCGCGACGGCCACCGCGACCGTGGTCGCCCTGGCCGGGTTCGCGCCCACCGGAGTGTCGGTCGCCGGGATCCTCGCCGGTTGCCTGATCGCCTTCGGTGTCAGCGTCGTCGCCGCTCTCGCCACCAGTTTCGTGCCCACCTGGAACGCCGCGTCGCGTCCACCCATCCGATCCCTGACCGCGGGAGGTTAA
- a CDS encoding LLM class F420-dependent oxidoreductase, with protein MRFGLHTALPRGADFAEFARDVEDSGFDVLTVPDHVAPILAPFAGCAAAGAVTSRLHTGTLVLNNDLRHPVDVAREAATLAAMSGGRFELGLGAGHMKSEYDATGARFDRGGVRVDRLVESVEVIAPLLAGEAVDVDGSHYCVRGGAGELVAAPGVPVPLLIGGNGTRVLRLAGQKADIAGLAGFGHNHDATEVRLTHFGPEGLLDRICVVGDAAGDRFEQVELNALIQFVVHTEDRAAAAAELAGPLGAEPSVLLDSPFVLIGTYEQMAEALVQRQRRFGVSYWTVIDAWTGRESAMPHLAEVIKLLR; from the coding sequence ATGCGCTTCGGCCTGCACACCGCGCTCCCCCGCGGCGCCGATTTCGCCGAGTTTGCCCGCGACGTCGAGGATTCCGGGTTCGACGTGCTGACCGTGCCGGATCACGTCGCGCCCATCCTGGCGCCGTTCGCCGGATGCGCGGCGGCCGGCGCGGTCACATCCCGCCTGCACACCGGAACACTGGTGCTCAACAACGATCTGCGCCACCCCGTCGACGTCGCGCGCGAAGCCGCCACACTCGCAGCCATGTCCGGTGGCCGCTTCGAACTGGGCCTCGGCGCCGGGCACATGAAATCCGAATACGACGCCACCGGAGCGAGATTCGACCGCGGCGGCGTCCGCGTCGACCGCCTCGTCGAATCCGTCGAGGTGATTGCACCGCTGCTGGCCGGCGAGGCGGTCGACGTCGACGGTTCGCACTACTGCGTGCGCGGTGGCGCCGGTGAACTGGTCGCCGCTCCCGGCGTTCCGGTGCCGCTGCTCATCGGTGGAAACGGCACGCGGGTACTGCGTTTGGCCGGCCAGAAGGCCGATATCGCCGGGCTGGCCGGGTTCGGTCACAATCACGACGCCACCGAGGTCCGCCTGACCCACTTCGGCCCTGAGGGCCTGCTGGACCGCATCTGCGTGGTCGGCGACGCGGCCGGTGACCGTTTCGAACAGGTCGAGCTCAACGCGCTGATCCAGTTCGTCGTACACACCGAGGACCGGGCCGCGGCCGCGGCCGAACTCGCCGGGCCCCTCGGCGCCGAGCCGTCGGTGCTGCTGGATTCGCCGTTCGTCCTGATCGGGACCTACGAGCAGATGGCCGAGGCACTGGTGCAGCGTCAGCGCCGGTTCGGCGTCAGCTACTGGACCGTCATCGATGCCTGGACCGGACGGGAATCGGCCATGCCGCACCTCGCCGAGGTGATCAAGCTGTTGCGCTGA
- a CDS encoding siderophore-interacting protein, with protein sequence MAGRPIHTFSVVRREELTPHMVRLVLGGNNPGAGTGFGTFKPSEFTDSYVKFVIVPEGVDVSALPHPLTLDSFQDLPEAQRPTVRTYTVRDVDEERGEITVDFVVHGELGVAGPWASAATPGRPAYLMGPGGAFSPDPAADWYLMAGDEAAIPAIGTALEALPDNAIGKVFIEVAGPDDELELKAPAGVEINWIYRGGRADLVPEDRAGDHAPLIDAVKETPWLPGQVQVFIHGEAQAVMHNLRPYIRKERGVEAKWAASISGYWRRGRTEETFRQWKAELAKAEAGSNA encoded by the coding sequence ATGGCAGGACGACCCATACACACCTTCTCGGTGGTGCGTCGTGAAGAGTTGACCCCACACATGGTGAGGTTGGTGCTCGGTGGCAACAACCCTGGGGCCGGCACCGGTTTCGGCACGTTCAAGCCGAGTGAATTCACCGATTCCTACGTCAAGTTCGTCATCGTTCCCGAGGGTGTCGACGTCAGCGCGCTACCACACCCACTGACACTGGACAGCTTTCAAGATCTGCCCGAGGCGCAACGGCCGACCGTGCGTACCTACACCGTGCGCGATGTGGACGAGGAGCGCGGCGAGATCACCGTCGACTTCGTCGTGCACGGCGAACTCGGCGTTGCCGGTCCGTGGGCTTCCGCGGCGACCCCGGGTCGGCCGGCGTACCTGATGGGTCCCGGCGGCGCGTTCTCGCCCGACCCCGCCGCGGACTGGTATCTGATGGCCGGTGACGAGGCAGCCATCCCCGCGATCGGCACCGCGTTGGAGGCCTTGCCGGACAACGCGATTGGCAAGGTGTTCATCGAGGTTGCCGGTCCTGACGACGAACTCGAGCTCAAGGCGCCGGCCGGTGTCGAGATCAACTGGATCTACCGAGGCGGCCGGGCCGACCTGGTACCCGAGGACCGCGCCGGTGACCACGCGCCGTTGATCGACGCGGTCAAGGAGACGCCGTGGTTGCCCGGGCAGGTGCAGGTGTTCATCCACGGCGAGGCCCAGGCCGTCATGCACAATCTGCGTCCGTACATCCGCAAAGAACGCGGTGTCGAGGCGAAGTGGGCGGCGTCGATCTCGGGATACTGGCGGCGCGGGCGCACCGAGGAGACGTTCCGGCAGTGGAAGGCCGAACTGGCAAAAGCCGAAGCCGGGTCCAACGCTTGA
- a CDS encoding lactate 2-monooxygenase has translation MAYGDYQLEIYLQGLAGVLPTMPMDYTTLESKAQHAMPASIWSYVAGGAGDERTQRVNRTAFDRWGLIPRMLNAQRERDLSVDLFGVKLPSPLFMAPIGVLGICAQDGHGDLAGAQAAARTGVPMVVSTLTQDPLEDVAAQFGDTPGFFQLYTPTDRDLAASFVQRAEAAGFKGIVVTLDTWVPGWRPRDLATSNFPQLRGKCLANYTTDPVFLAGLPQPPQENPQATVLRWVSQFGNPLTWNDLSWLRSLTELPLILKGICHPDDVRRAKDAGVDGIYCSNHGGRQANGGVPAIDCLPGVVEAADGMPVLFDSGIRNGADIVKALALGATAVGVGRPYVFGLALGGVDGIVHVLRSLLAEADLIMAVDGYPNLADLTPDTLRRVDA, from the coding sequence ATGGCTTACGGCGACTATCAGCTTGAGATCTACCTGCAGGGCTTGGCCGGTGTGCTGCCGACCATGCCGATGGACTACACCACGCTGGAGAGCAAGGCCCAGCACGCGATGCCCGCGTCGATCTGGTCCTACGTCGCCGGCGGAGCGGGCGACGAACGCACCCAGCGGGTGAACCGCACCGCGTTCGACCGCTGGGGCCTCATCCCGCGGATGCTCAACGCCCAACGGGAGCGGGATCTGTCGGTCGACCTGTTCGGTGTGAAGCTGCCGTCCCCGTTGTTCATGGCGCCCATCGGCGTGCTCGGCATCTGCGCGCAGGATGGTCACGGTGATCTGGCGGGCGCGCAGGCGGCCGCACGTACCGGTGTGCCCATGGTCGTTTCGACCCTCACACAGGATCCGCTGGAGGACGTCGCCGCTCAATTCGGTGACACCCCAGGGTTTTTCCAGCTCTACACCCCGACGGACCGAGACCTGGCGGCGAGTTTCGTCCAACGTGCCGAAGCCGCCGGGTTCAAGGGCATCGTCGTCACGCTCGACACCTGGGTCCCCGGCTGGCGGCCCCGGGATCTTGCCACGTCGAACTTCCCGCAGTTGCGCGGCAAATGCCTCGCCAACTACACGACCGACCCGGTGTTCCTCGCCGGTCTGCCCCAACCACCGCAGGAGAACCCGCAGGCCACCGTGCTGCGCTGGGTCAGCCAGTTCGGCAACCCCCTCACATGGAACGATTTGTCGTGGCTGCGTTCACTCACCGAACTGCCACTGATTCTCAAAGGCATCTGTCACCCCGACGATGTGCGCCGCGCCAAAGACGCAGGCGTGGACGGCATCTACTGCTCCAACCACGGCGGACGTCAGGCAAACGGTGGCGTGCCTGCGATCGACTGCCTGCCCGGTGTGGTCGAGGCCGCCGACGGTATGCCGGTGTTGTTCGACTCCGGCATCCGCAACGGCGCCGACATCGTCAAGGCCCTGGCTCTCGGCGCCACTGCCGTGGGTGTCGGGCGGCCGTACGTGTTCGGGCTTGCCCTCGGCGGTGTCGACGGCATCGTGCACGTACTGCGCTCACTGCTCGCCGAAGCCGACCTGATCATGGCGGTCGACGGCTACCCGAACCTGGCCGATCTGACGCCGGATACGCTGCGCCGCGTCGACGCATGA
- a CDS encoding tyrosine recombinase XerC — MEPVLDQFDAYLGLERGHSDHTRRAYRGDLTALFDFIGQRTGERSLARLSLPLLRSWLAEQSAAGAARTTLARRTSSVKTFCAWALRRGLIGVDPAARLQVPKARRTLPAVLRRDQALDALEAVNSGAQEGDPIALRDRLIVELLYATGIRVSELCGLDIDDVDTSRRVLRVLGKGNKQRTVPFGEPAHAALTTWLTDGRPQLSIPESGPALLLGARGRRLDPRQARTVVHETVSAVNGAPDIGPHGLRHSAATHLLEGGADLRIVQELLGHTSLATTQLYTHVTVERLRAVHDQAHPRA, encoded by the coding sequence ATGGAACCCGTGCTCGACCAGTTCGACGCCTACCTGGGCCTCGAACGCGGCCATTCCGACCACACCCGCAGGGCCTACCGGGGCGACCTGACCGCGCTGTTCGACTTCATCGGGCAGCGCACCGGTGAGCGGAGCCTGGCGCGGTTGAGCCTGCCGTTGTTGCGGTCCTGGCTGGCTGAGCAGTCGGCCGCGGGTGCCGCGCGGACCACTCTGGCGCGACGGACATCGTCGGTGAAGACGTTTTGTGCGTGGGCGTTGCGGCGTGGCCTGATCGGTGTCGACCCGGCGGCGCGCCTGCAGGTTCCGAAAGCCCGGCGCACGCTACCCGCCGTGCTGCGTCGCGATCAGGCGCTCGACGCGCTGGAAGCGGTGAATTCCGGTGCACAGGAGGGCGATCCGATCGCCCTGCGGGACCGGCTGATCGTCGAGCTGCTCTACGCGACCGGTATCCGCGTCAGCGAGCTGTGTGGACTCGACATCGACGACGTCGACACGTCGCGGCGCGTGCTGCGGGTGCTGGGCAAGGGCAACAAACAACGCACCGTCCCGTTCGGAGAACCCGCCCACGCGGCGCTGACGACGTGGCTCACCGACGGCCGTCCGCAGCTGTCGATCCCGGAATCGGGCCCGGCCCTGCTGCTCGGCGCCAGGGGCCGCCGCCTCGACCCGCGGCAGGCCCGCACCGTGGTGCATGAGACCGTGTCGGCGGTCAACGGTGCGCCGGACATCGGCCCGCACGGGCTACGCCACAGCGCCGCCACGCACCTCCTCGAAGGCGGCGCCGACCTGCGCATCGTGCAGGAACTGCTCGGCCACACATCGCTGGCCACCACACAGCTCTACACCCACGTCACCGTCGAACGACTACGCGCCGTGCACGATCAGGCCCACCCGCGCGCATGA
- the tsf gene encoding translation elongation factor Ts: protein MANYTAADVKRLRELTGAGMLDSKNALVEADGDFDKAVELLRIKGAKDVGKRAERATAEGLVAAKDGALIELNSETDFVAKNSEFQALADQVVAAAAAAKANDVEALKVAKAGDTTVEQAIADLSAKIGEKLELRRVAYFDGTVETYLHKRAADLPPAVGVLVEYQAGDAEKGREAAHAVALQIAALKARYLTREDVPEDIVANERRIAEETARNEGKPEQALPKIVEGRVTGFYKDVVLLDQPSVSDNKKTVKALLDEAGVTVTRFVRFEVGQA from the coding sequence ATGGCTAACTACACCGCTGCCGACGTAAAGCGGCTTCGGGAGCTGACCGGCGCAGGCATGCTCGACTCGAAGAACGCCCTGGTCGAGGCCGATGGCGACTTCGACAAGGCCGTCGAACTGCTCCGCATCAAGGGCGCCAAGGACGTCGGCAAGCGCGCTGAGCGCGCGACCGCCGAAGGTCTGGTCGCGGCCAAGGACGGTGCGCTGATCGAGCTGAACTCCGAGACCGACTTCGTCGCCAAGAACTCCGAGTTCCAGGCACTCGCCGACCAGGTCGTCGCGGCTGCCGCCGCGGCCAAGGCGAACGACGTCGAGGCCCTCAAGGTGGCCAAAGCCGGCGACACCACAGTCGAGCAGGCCATCGCGGACCTGAGCGCCAAGATCGGCGAGAAGCTCGAACTGCGCCGGGTGGCGTACTTCGACGGGACCGTCGAGACCTACCTGCACAAGCGTGCCGCCGACCTGCCGCCCGCCGTGGGTGTGCTGGTCGAGTACCAGGCCGGCGACGCCGAGAAGGGCCGGGAGGCCGCGCACGCGGTCGCGCTGCAGATCGCCGCGCTCAAGGCCCGCTACCTCACCCGTGAGGATGTGCCCGAGGACATCGTCGCCAACGAGCGTCGCATCGCCGAGGAGACCGCCCGCAACGAGGGCAAGCCCGAGCAGGCGCTGCCGAAGATCGTCGAAGGCCGCGTGACCGGCTTCTACAAGGACGTCGTGCTGCTGGATCAGCCCTCGGTGTCCGACAACAAGAAGACCGTCAAGGCTCTGCTCGACGAGGCCGGGGTGACCGTGACGCGCTTCGTGCGCTTCGAGGTCGGCCAGGCCTGA
- a CDS encoding M23 family metallopeptidase — protein MVPSRSVAVCAAVVCAVVLCAAPAGAETGRFRWPLDPRPAVTREFDAPSPNWQRGHRGVDLAAVAQQPVSAAGSGTVVFAGILAGRPVVSIAHPGGLRTTYEPVRARVRAGRTVVAGQVIGTVDEGHAGCPVAACLHWGAMWGPASRADYVDPLGLLAAIRLKPL, from the coding sequence ATGGTGCCTTCCCGGAGCGTTGCGGTGTGCGCCGCTGTGGTGTGCGCCGTTGTGTTGTGCGCCGCCCCGGCGGGTGCGGAGACCGGCAGGTTCCGCTGGCCGCTGGACCCCCGACCGGCGGTGACGCGCGAGTTCGACGCGCCGTCGCCGAACTGGCAGCGCGGGCATCGCGGCGTCGACCTCGCGGCGGTCGCGCAGCAGCCCGTGTCCGCCGCCGGGTCGGGCACGGTGGTGTTCGCGGGGATACTCGCGGGCCGCCCAGTGGTGTCGATCGCGCATCCGGGAGGTCTGCGCACCACGTACGAACCGGTGCGCGCCCGGGTGCGGGCGGGACGCACGGTGGTGGCCGGGCAGGTCATCGGCACGGTCGACGAGGGCCACGCCGGTTGCCCGGTCGCGGCGTGCCTGCACTGGGGTGCGATGTGGGGTCCGGCGTCGCGCGCCGACTACGTCGACCCGCTCGGCCTGCTCGCCGCGATCCGGCTCAAGCCGCTCTGA